A genome region from Chloroflexota bacterium includes the following:
- a CDS encoding calcium-translocating P-type ATPase, SERCA-type gives MTNNKTTAARHNEELPNGSAKLHAQPLDTLVRALHTDLNLGLSTQEAQRRLAIYGPNKLQEAAGVSFWKLVLDQFKDFLVLLLIASALISMAIGEWVDAAAILAIVTINAVLGVLQEWRAEKSLQALKRMAAPTAVVIRDGHQETIPSEQLVPGDLVVLTAGNNVPADLRLIESVNLRIQEASLTGESTPVEKNASVVLDADIPVGDRSNSAFMGTVVTYGRGKGIVTATGMHTQFGLIAQMLSSVSAEETPLQRRLAELGKVLGTAALAICGLIFLIGIIRDTQPGVVLTQGLVSYFSTHQGEILELFMTAISLAIAAVPEGLPAVVTICLALGMQRMVRRHALLRRLPAVETLGTATVICSDKTGTLTQNEMTVTQVWVNDKLYHVTGQGYSPYGEFKLDGQPVEPRSIPPLWLLLQGALLCNDAHLERIEQNNSEAKESWRMVGDPTEGALVVLAAKAGLWREQLEKEQPRVAEVPFDSASKRMTTVHAVHGENPPFRAYVKGAPDILLQLCSHVQDDGQLRPLTEEMRSKILAANDAMASQALRVLAVAYRPIHEGKPLDWTEKRNLVFLGLTGMIDPPRPEAYDAVATCRRAGIKAVMITGDHQDTAVAIAKELNFLTSGHLALTGSELDRISDEDFIQVVGNVDVYARVSPEHKVRIVDGLKTIGHVVAMTGDGVNDAPALKRADIGIAMGITGTDVAKETADMILTDDNFASIVAAVEEGRIIYSNIRKFVYYLLSCNVGEILVIFLSMLAGLPIPLRPIHLLWLNLVTDGLPALALGLEAGEPDIMDRPPRPPREPIINREMIWNTTVQAVAITTSTLGGFVLGLRLYPDSLIAAQTIAFVTLISAELFRAYTSRSERYPLLKLGVFSNRYMVWATLSSFLLMLAVVYLPLLEPIFYTFELPLRDWLTILPLTLIPSIAAELAKWILSRQARSAPSPSRA, from the coding sequence ATGACAAATAACAAGACAACCGCAGCCAGACATAATGAAGAGCTGCCCAATGGCTCGGCTAAATTGCACGCCCAGCCATTGGATACCCTAGTCCGCGCCCTACACACGGATCTCAATCTCGGGCTGAGCACACAAGAAGCGCAAAGGCGCTTGGCAATCTATGGCCCCAATAAGTTACAAGAGGCGGCAGGCGTTTCTTTTTGGAAGCTCGTCCTTGATCAATTCAAGGACTTTTTAGTATTGCTGCTGATCGCTTCAGCCCTGATTTCGATGGCCATTGGCGAGTGGGTTGATGCAGCCGCTATTCTCGCCATTGTCACCATCAATGCAGTGCTGGGAGTGCTTCAAGAATGGCGCGCCGAAAAATCACTGCAGGCATTAAAGCGCATGGCTGCTCCCACTGCAGTGGTCATTCGCGATGGCCACCAGGAAACCATCCCATCGGAGCAATTGGTTCCTGGTGACCTGGTTGTGCTCACCGCGGGCAACAATGTCCCTGCGGACTTGCGTCTGATCGAGAGTGTCAACCTGCGCATTCAGGAGGCCTCGCTGACAGGCGAATCTACTCCCGTTGAAAAGAACGCTTCGGTAGTGCTCGATGCCGATATCCCAGTTGGAGACCGCAGCAATAGCGCCTTCATGGGTACCGTGGTGACCTACGGTCGTGGCAAGGGCATTGTTACCGCAACGGGAATGCATACCCAGTTCGGGTTGATCGCCCAGATGCTGAGCTCGGTCAGTGCCGAGGAGACGCCGCTGCAAAGGCGCCTGGCCGAGTTAGGCAAGGTATTAGGAACCGCTGCGCTGGCTATCTGCGGCCTCATCTTCTTGATAGGTATCATTCGTGATACGCAGCCAGGTGTTGTCCTCACCCAGGGACTTGTTTCGTACTTTAGCACTCATCAAGGGGAAATCCTGGAGTTGTTCATGACTGCTATCAGTTTGGCCATTGCGGCTGTGCCCGAAGGACTGCCTGCCGTGGTGACCATCTGTTTGGCTTTGGGCATGCAGCGCATGGTTCGCCGGCATGCACTGCTGCGCCGTCTTCCTGCTGTGGAAACGCTCGGCACCGCTACTGTAATCTGTTCCGACAAGACAGGCACATTGACCCAAAATGAAATGACCGTAACCCAGGTCTGGGTTAATGACAAGCTATATCATGTTACTGGCCAAGGATACTCCCCATATGGCGAATTCAAATTGGATGGCCAGCCCGTTGAGCCACGCTCTATCCCACCACTATGGCTCCTACTACAAGGTGCCCTGCTATGCAATGATGCGCATCTGGAGCGCATTGAGCAGAACAACAGCGAAGCAAAAGAGAGCTGGCGCATGGTCGGCGATCCCACGGAAGGCGCTCTCGTAGTGCTCGCGGCAAAGGCGGGCCTGTGGCGAGAGCAATTGGAAAAAGAGCAGCCGCGTGTGGCGGAAGTGCCATTTGATTCTGCCAGCAAGCGCATGACCACAGTACACGCTGTGCATGGAGAGAATCCTCCCTTCAGAGCATATGTCAAGGGTGCTCCGGATATCTTGCTGCAACTATGCAGTCACGTTCAAGATGATGGGCAGTTGCGCCCCTTGACAGAGGAGATGCGCTCCAAGATCCTCGCGGCCAACGACGCCATGGCCAGCCAGGCATTGCGTGTGCTAGCAGTAGCCTATCGCCCAATACACGAGGGAAAACCGCTGGATTGGACTGAAAAGCGCAACTTGGTCTTCCTGGGCCTGACCGGTATGATCGACCCACCCCGTCCTGAGGCCTATGATGCTGTTGCTACCTGCCGGCGAGCAGGAATCAAAGCGGTGATGATTACAGGTGACCATCAAGATACAGCCGTTGCCATCGCCAAAGAGCTAAACTTTCTTACCAGTGGTCACCTGGCTCTTACCGGATCAGAACTGGATCGGATAAGCGATGAGGATTTTATCCAAGTCGTAGGCAATGTGGACGTTTATGCCCGTGTCTCGCCAGAGCATAAGGTGCGCATTGTAGATGGATTGAAAACGATTGGCCATGTAGTAGCCATGACGGGCGACGGAGTAAACGATGCCCCTGCCCTGAAAAGGGCCGATATCGGCATTGCCATGGGCATTACGGGCACTGATGTAGCCAAGGAGACCGCCGACATGATCCTTACCGACGACAACTTTGCTTCTATCGTCGCCGCCGTTGAGGAAGGACGCATCATCTACTCCAATATTCGCAAATTTGTCTACTACCTGCTGTCCTGTAATGTTGGCGAGATTTTGGTCATATTCCTTTCCATGTTGGCGGGCTTACCTATACCATTACGTCCTATCCACCTTCTGTGGCTGAACCTCGTCACCGATGGCCTGCCTGCCTTAGCCTTGGGGCTGGAGGCAGGTGAACCGGATATCATGGACAGGCCGCCACGCCCGCCGCGCGAACCAATTATCAACCGCGAAATGATCTGGAACACCACCGTTCAGGCAGTGGCTATCACCACATCCACGCTAGGTGGATTCGTGCTTGGCCTGCGCCTTTACCCGGATTCCTTGATCGCAGCACAAACGATCGCCTTCGTCACCCTCATTTCAGCCGAACTATTTCGGGCTTACACGTCGCGCTCGGAGCGTTATCCCTTGCTCAAACTTGGCGTTTTTAGCAATCGCTATATGGTTTGGGCTACGCTCAGCTCATTCTTGCTTATGCTGGCTGTGGTCTATTTGCCGCTGCTCGAGCCCATCTTCTACACTTTTGAGTTGCCCTTGCGCGATTGGTTAACCATCCTGCCTCTGACGCTAATCCCATCCATTGCTGCCGAGTTGGCCAAGTGGATCCTATCTCGCCAAGCGCGGAGTGCGCCTAGCCCTAGCAGAGCATGA
- a CDS encoding YraN family protein: protein MLQLAPVCGEQLYEDRAVPNTRQTLGQRGEELAMRYLQQLGYVIVERNYRSPEGEIDIIAHDQGRLAFVEVRTRRGTAFGTPEESITFEKQARLATVARQYLQEKGDWDVEWGIDVVAVEFSAGGVLQRIDLIRNAVMEKG, encoded by the coding sequence ATGCTACAATTAGCGCCAGTTTGCGGGGAACAGTTGTATGAGGATAGAGCGGTGCCCAATACAAGACAAACCCTCGGACAGCGGGGCGAAGAATTGGCAATGCGCTATCTGCAGCAACTTGGCTACGTGATTGTGGAGCGGAATTACCGCTCTCCAGAGGGTGAAATTGACATAATTGCACATGATCAGGGGCGCCTTGCTTTTGTTGAGGTGCGTACACGCCGGGGTACGGCTTTTGGGACGCCAGAAGAATCCATCACCTTTGAGAAGCAAGCAAGACTGGCGACTGTGGCACGCCAATATTTGCAGGAAAAGGGTGATTGGGATGTGGAGTGGGGCATTGATGTGGTGGCCGTGGAGTTCTCGGCGGGTGGAGTCCTGCAGCGCATTGATTTGATTCGCAACGCGGTCATGGAGAAAGGATGA